Proteins from one Coregonus clupeaformis isolate EN_2021a chromosome 29, ASM2061545v1, whole genome shotgun sequence genomic window:
- the LOC121544704 gene encoding cofilin-2 isoform X2 gives MKVRKSSSTEDVKKRKKAVLFCLSDDKKKIIVEEGKWILVGDIGESVDDPYACFVKLLPLNDCRYGLYDATYETKESKKEDLVFIFWAPEGAPLKSKMIYASSKDAIKKKFTGIKHEWQVNGLDDIQDRATLADKLGGNVVVSLEGLPL, from the exons ATGAAGGTCAGGAAGTCATCCTCTACTGAAGATGTAAAAAAGCGTAAAAAGGCTGTGCTGTTTTGCCTCAGTGATGACAAGAAGAAGATCATCGTAGAGGAGGGCAAGTGGATCCTCGTTGGTGACATTGGGGAGTCGGTGGACGACCCATACGCCTGTTTCGTCAAGCTTTTACCTCTCAACGATTGCAGATATGGCTTATACGATGCCACATATGAAACAAAAGAATCCAAGAAAGAAGACCTGGTATTTATATTTTG GGCACCTGAGGGTGCGCCCTTGAAAAGCAAGATGATCTATGCTAGCTCTAAAGATGCCATTAAAAAGAAGTTCACAG GTATCAAACACGAATGGCAAGTCAACGGATTAGACGACATCCAGGACCGTGCCACCCTGGCAGACAAGTTGGGAGGCAACGTGGTGGTATCACTCGAAGGGTTACCATTGTAA
- the LOC121544704 gene encoding cofilin-2 isoform X1, whose amino-acid sequence MASGVTVNDEVIKVFNDMKVRKSSSTEDVKKRKKAVLFCLSDDKKKIIVEEGKWILVGDIGESVDDPYACFVKLLPLNDCRYGLYDATYETKESKKEDLVFIFWAPEGAPLKSKMIYASSKDAIKKKFTGIKHEWQVNGLDDIQDRATLADKLGGNVVVSLEGLPL is encoded by the exons ATG GCCTCTGGTGTCACTGTAAACGATGAAGTCATCAAGGTCTTCAATGACATGAAGGTCAGGAAGTCATCCTCTACTGAAGATGTAAAAAAGCGTAAAAAGGCTGTGCTGTTTTGCCTCAGTGATGACAAGAAGAAGATCATCGTAGAGGAGGGCAAGTGGATCCTCGTTGGTGACATTGGGGAGTCGGTGGACGACCCATACGCCTGTTTCGTCAAGCTTTTACCTCTCAACGATTGCAGATATGGCTTATACGATGCCACATATGAAACAAAAGAATCCAAGAAAGAAGACCTGGTATTTATATTTTG GGCACCTGAGGGTGCGCCCTTGAAAAGCAAGATGATCTATGCTAGCTCTAAAGATGCCATTAAAAAGAAGTTCACAG GTATCAAACACGAATGGCAAGTCAACGGATTAGACGACATCCAGGACCGTGCCACCCTGGCAGACAAGTTGGGAGGCAACGTGGTGGTATCACTCGAAGGGTTACCATTGTAA